The Peptostreptococcaceae bacterium genome has a segment encoding these proteins:
- a CDS encoding ABC transporter substrate-binding protein, translating to MKRKLALFLALIMVFSVFAFGCAKTEETPEEVAAEEEETDVVKIGVFEPMTGANAAGGELEIEGLKLANKLYPEVLGKKVELVIVDNKSDKVEAATAVRRLVDKEKVSIVLGSWGSSFSMAAGPVVKEAQVAAIGTSCTNPLVTLGNEFYFRVCFIDSFQGVVMARYAYEEAGVKKIAILQEISNDYSVALAKFFTDEMVRLTGDEDAIISVSSYNTGDQDFTAQLTNIKNSDAEAIFAPGNFIESALIMKQAKELGMDLPLLGADTWETPEVIDIAKEAAEGAVFSTFFDSEVPLTEETTTFLEAYRAEYGADAEPAAVTALAYDAYLVALDAMERAGTTTDTVAIRDAVAATSMFPGAAGIISLDENGDAVKSAIIKVIEDGKFKYKATVEPF from the coding sequence ATGAAAAGGAAATTAGCTTTATTTTTGGCATTAATCATGGTTTTCTCGGTATTTGCTTTTGGATGTGCGAAGACTGAAGAAACGCCGGAAGAAGTGGCAGCAGAAGAAGAAGAAACGGATGTTGTCAAGATTGGTGTATTTGAGCCAATGACAGGTGCAAACGCAGCTGGAGGAGAACTTGAAATTGAAGGTCTGAAGCTTGCGAATAAACTATATCCGGAAGTTCTCGGCAAAAAAGTTGAACTTGTTATTGTGGATAACAAGTCCGACAAGGTTGAAGCTGCCACTGCGGTAAGAAGACTCGTCGACAAAGAAAAAGTTTCAATCGTACTCGGCTCATGGGGAAGCTCGTTCTCAATGGCTGCCGGTCCGGTTGTAAAAGAGGCACAGGTTGCAGCTATCGGAACTTCCTGCACGAATCCCCTTGTAACACTTGGAAATGAATTCTATTTCAGGGTTTGCTTCATAGACTCATTCCAAGGCGTTGTTATGGCAAGATACGCATATGAGGAAGCCGGAGTTAAAAAAATCGCAATTCTTCAAGAGATTTCAAATGACTATTCGGTAGCCCTTGCTAAATTCTTCACAGACGAAATGGTTAGGCTTACGGGCGATGAAGATGCAATAATTTCAGTGTCTAGTTACAATACGGGCGACCAAGACTTTACAGCTCAATTAACAAACATTAAAAATTCGGACGCAGAGGCCATTTTCGCACCGGGCAACTTCATCGAATCGGCACTTATCATGAAGCAGGCTAAAGAATTAGGAATGGATCTTCCTTTACTCGGAGCGGATACTTGGGAAACACCTGAGGTTATCGATATTGCAAAAGAAGCAGCTGAAGGAGCAGTTTTCTCTACCTTCTTTGATTCAGAGGTTCCATTGACAGAAGAAACAACTACTTTCCTTGAAGCATACAGAGCAGAGTATGGCGCAGACGCTGAGCCTGCTGCAGTAACAGCGCTTGCATATGACGCTTACCTGGTAGCTCTTGATGCAATGGAAAGAGCAGGAACAACAACAGACACTGTTGCTATAAGGGATGCTGTAGCAGCTACAAGCATGTTCCCGGGCGCAGCAGGAATCATTTCTCTTGATGAAAATGGAGATGCTGTCAAGTCTGCAATAATCAAGGTTATAGAAGACGGTAAATTCAAATATAAAGCCACTGTCGAACCTTTCTAA
- a CDS encoding branched-chain amino acid ABC transporter permease, with product MKKNKKKNIMTLIALLLFIGFLAIADRIFDSYQMRIINLAGIYVTLGLGLNLINGFTGLFSLGHAGFMAVGAYTSAILTMSPELKEMNFFLKPIMPFLANVEWPFFPALIMAGLMAAIVGALIGAPVLRLNDDYLAIATLGFAEIIRVIFTNTQTLTNGALGLKGLPSFNNSFPYSFVYWSWGTAVVMIIGMVLLIKSSYGRAFKAIRENEIAAEAMGISLFKHKMMAFVIGSFMAGMGGALLGHLVGTIDPLMFRFLMTFNIVLIVVLGGIGSITGTVIGAVVVTVMLEVLRVLDGAMDFGFIQIQGIPGLRMVVFSALLMIVIIFYQRGLMGTNEFRWEWVTSPKKTLTNAWNNRKA from the coding sequence ATGAAAAAAAACAAAAAGAAAAACATAATGACATTGATAGCCTTGCTTTTATTTATAGGCTTTCTTGCAATAGCCGACAGAATTTTTGATTCCTATCAAATGAGAATAATTAATCTTGCTGGCATATATGTAACGCTGGGACTTGGTTTGAATCTGATTAATGGATTCACTGGACTGTTTTCATTGGGGCATGCGGGGTTTATGGCCGTAGGCGCCTATACTTCCGCGATTTTAACCATGTCTCCTGAACTTAAAGAAATGAATTTTTTCCTTAAGCCAATAATGCCTTTTCTAGCAAATGTCGAATGGCCATTTTTTCCAGCACTAATTATGGCGGGCCTTATGGCGGCGATTGTGGGGGCCTTGATTGGAGCTCCGGTGCTCAGACTCAATGACGACTATCTTGCGATTGCGACACTTGGATTCGCTGAAATCATTAGGGTTATATTCACAAACACACAAACCTTGACAAATGGAGCGCTGGGACTCAAGGGGTTGCCGTCTTTCAACAATTCTTTCCCATATTCATTTGTCTATTGGAGTTGGGGAACCGCCGTTGTCATGATAATAGGCATGGTTCTATTGATAAAAAGCAGTTACGGACGGGCGTTCAAGGCAATCCGTGAAAATGAAATTGCTGCGGAGGCCATGGGAATAAGCCTTTTTAAACACAAGATGATGGCCTTCGTCATTGGGTCATTCATGGCAGGAATGGGAGGAGCGCTCCTAGGGCATCTAGTGGGGACAATAGATCCATTGATGTTTAGATTCCTGATGACTTTCAATATTGTGTTGATTGTAGTTTTAGGAGGCATAGGGAGCATTACGGGAACAGTTATCGGTGCTGTTGTTGTAACGGTTATGCTAGAAGTATTGAGGGTTCTTGATGGAGCCATGGACTTTGGATTCATTCAAATTCAGGGAATTCCCGGTCTGCGGATGGTTGTATTCTCTGCTCTTCTCATGATTGTAATTATCTTCTATCAAAGGGGACTCATGGGGACAAACGAATTTCGCTGGGAATGGGTAACCAGTCCTAAAAAGACCTTAACAAACGCTTGGAATAATAGAAAAGCCTAG
- a CDS encoding branched-chain amino acid ABC transporter permease, protein MSIQTFMQHMVNGISLGSLYALLAIGYTMVYGILRLINFAHGDIFMIGTYIAFYGMTAFLLPWWAAFILALVLTAAFGIALERLAYRPLRRSPRISIMISAIGASFLIENLAIVLFGGRPKAFPIAPVFAKIFKFGGVSVVSIQLIIPVVTLIFLAILVYIVNHTKTGMAMRAVSKDYEAARLMGIDVDIIITFTFGMGSLLAAVGGVLWVLKYPQLTPLMGMMPGLKCFIAAVVGGIGSIKGAVVGGFILGLGEIMIVALLPSLTGFRDAFAFVLLIVILLVKPSGLMGKTTTEKV, encoded by the coding sequence ATGAGTATTCAGACATTTATGCAGCATATGGTAAACGGGATTTCCCTTGGGAGCCTATATGCTCTGTTGGCCATAGGATATACCATGGTTTACGGTATACTTAGGTTGATAAATTTTGCCCATGGCGATATTTTCATGATTGGGACTTATATAGCTTTTTACGGAATGACGGCATTCTTACTGCCTTGGTGGGCGGCTTTTATATTGGCACTTGTATTAACGGCTGCTTTTGGGATAGCTTTGGAACGCTTGGCATACAGGCCTCTTAGACGTTCTCCTAGAATTTCCATCATGATTTCTGCAATAGGGGCCTCATTTCTTATTGAAAACCTTGCAATAGTATTGTTTGGAGGAAGACCGAAAGCTTTTCCTATTGCTCCCGTGTTTGCTAAAATTTTTAAGTTCGGGGGAGTATCTGTTGTATCGATTCAGTTGATTATACCTGTAGTAACATTGATTTTCCTGGCTATATTAGTATATATTGTCAATCACACCAAGACAGGCATGGCAATGCGTGCCGTTTCAAAAGACTATGAAGCGGCAAGGCTCATGGGGATTGACGTTGACATAATCATCACCTTCACTTTTGGCATGGGATCACTTCTGGCCGCCGTAGGAGGGGTTCTTTGGGTACTTAAGTATCCGCAACTCACTCCCTTGATGGGGATGATGCCGGGGCTTAAATGCTTCATTGCGGCTGTTGTAGGCGGCATAGGAAGCATCAAGGGCGCAGTTGTCGGCGGATTCATACTAGGACTCGGGGAAATTATGATTGTTGCTTTGCTGCCATCGCTGACCGGATTTCGGGATGCGTTTGCCTTTGTTCTTTTGATTGTCATCCTGTTGGTCAAGCCGTCCGGTTTGATGGGAAAAACAACGACGGAGAAGGTGTAG
- the trpS gene encoding tryptophan--tRNA ligase, whose amino-acid sequence MKRVFSGVQPTSELHLGNYLGAIRRFVELQDEMDCVYSIVDLHSITVPQEPAALKENSLKLAALFMAVGLDPNRIILFLQSQVRAHSELAWLLQCVTYTGELNRMTQFKEKSQGKETVSVGLYTYPALMAADILLYDTNYVPVGNDQKQHLEFTRNIAERFNTRFGETFVVPEPLIANISEGARIMALDDPEKKMSKSNSNPYSKINLLDTPSKIKKSIMKAVTDSDSEVRYDWEEKKGISNLMTIHSVMSGQSIKEIEKTYANAGYGTFKKDLVEIIADSLSPIQKQYEEIRKSGEVEKAMKSGAEKAAFIADGVVERAKKKMGFVL is encoded by the coding sequence ATGAAAAGAGTTTTTTCAGGCGTTCAGCCAACATCGGAACTTCACTTGGGAAATTATTTAGGAGCCATCCGCAGATTTGTGGAACTGCAGGATGAAATGGACTGTGTCTACAGTATTGTTGATTTGCATTCCATAACCGTTCCACAGGAACCGGCAGCTCTTAAAGAAAACTCCCTAAAACTGGCCGCTCTATTTATGGCCGTAGGTCTGGACCCAAACCGGATCATATTGTTTCTGCAATCACAGGTTAGGGCTCACAGCGAGCTTGCCTGGCTCCTTCAATGTGTGACCTATACAGGCGAATTGAATAGAATGACGCAGTTCAAGGAAAAAAGCCAAGGAAAGGAAACTGTTTCTGTTGGGCTTTACACCTACCCTGCACTTATGGCGGCAGACATTCTTTTATACGATACGAATTATGTCCCCGTCGGGAACGACCAAAAACAGCATCTTGAATTCACAAGGAACATAGCCGAGCGTTTCAATACGCGTTTCGGTGAAACCTTTGTTGTTCCCGAGCCCCTTATCGCAAATATTTCTGAGGGAGCCCGCATAATGGCGCTTGACGATCCAGAAAAGAAAATGAGCAAGAGCAACTCCAATCCCTACAGCAAAATCAATCTACTCGATACACCTTCTAAAATTAAAAAAAGCATAATGAAGGCTGTTACCGATAGTGATTCCGAAGTAAGGTATGACTGGGAAGAAAAAAAAGGCATAAGTAATCTTATGACAATACATTCAGTCATGAGCGGGCAATCAATAAAAGAAATCGAAAAAACCTACGCAAATGCAGGTTATGGAACCTTTAAAAAAGATTTGGTGGAAATTATTGCAGACTCGCTTTCTCCAATACAAAAGCAATATGAAGAAATACGCAAATCGGGAGAAGTCGAAAAGGCAATGAAGAGCGGAGCCGAAAAGGCAGCATTCATAGCCGATGGGGTTGTAGAAAGAGCCAAGAAAAAAATGGGTTTTGTTCTATAG
- a CDS encoding ABC transporter ATP-binding protein: MRFGGLTAVSNFNLEMNEGEIVGLIGPNGAGKTTCFNMITGVYKPTEGKILCLDSDITGRKPHEITKIGIARTFQNIRLFEDLSVLDNVMVAGHMRLESNLFSSIIRTPDYVKKEKAMYEKSMNLLKEVGLEKEAEEVSTSLPYGKQRRLEIARALATEPKILLLDEPAAGMNPQESLELMDFIHDVRDRFNVSILMIEHHMQVIMGVCEKIYVLDYGVTIAQGNPREIQNNKKVIEAYLGVDE; encoded by the coding sequence ATGAGATTCGGCGGATTGACGGCGGTCTCTAATTTTAACCTGGAAATGAATGAAGGTGAAATTGTCGGCTTGATCGGTCCTAATGGAGCCGGTAAAACGACTTGCTTCAATATGATTACCGGCGTATATAAGCCTACCGAGGGTAAAATTCTATGCTTGGATTCTGATATAACGGGACGAAAACCTCACGAGATAACTAAGATCGGCATAGCGAGGACCTTCCAAAACATAAGATTGTTTGAAGACTTGTCTGTTTTGGACAACGTTATGGTTGCGGGACATATGCGCCTTGAATCCAACCTGTTTTCTTCGATAATAAGGACCCCGGACTATGTTAAAAAGGAAAAGGCCATGTATGAGAAATCAATGAATCTGCTTAAGGAAGTGGGATTGGAAAAAGAAGCCGAGGAAGTATCGACATCGCTTCCTTACGGAAAGCAAAGGCGGCTTGAAATTGCAAGAGCCTTGGCTACCGAACCCAAAATATTGCTTCTCGATGAGCCGGCGGCAGGCATGAATCCCCAAGAATCATTGGAACTGATGGACTTCATACATGATGTAAGAGATCGTTTCAATGTATCCATACTGATGATTGAACACCATATGCAGGTCATCATGGGCGTATGTGAAAAAATTTATGTTTTGGACTACGGAGTAACTATAGCCCAAGGAAATCCTCGTGAGATTCAAAACAACAAAAAGGTCAT